One genomic region from Halobacteriovorax vibrionivorans encodes:
- a CDS encoding response regulator transcription factor — protein sequence MATDKEIWILEDDEGCRFVYEQTLVHRYNNLKFFTSIEDFQKALSETEKNPALIIADLMLDDGNFMTYLNHSKDRRLMVIPFIIVSSIDDIDALRFCFMEGALDYLTKPFKKNELIVKIENVFNGSPRRMVQPIAHKSMLLDGKEVEHLTSKQKQLLGLFINSPHRIVSRDDILDNVWGDTTVHPKTVDVHLYNLRRKLHDYGYIIRSEGGGKWSLIPDTYEKSASSNDDSHSASSSGDEQSSVSSM from the coding sequence ATGGCAACAGACAAGGAAATTTGGATTTTAGAGGATGATGAGGGATGTCGTTTTGTATATGAACAAACTTTAGTTCATCGCTACAACAACTTAAAGTTTTTTACTTCTATTGAAGATTTTCAAAAGGCTTTAAGTGAAACGGAAAAGAACCCAGCATTAATCATTGCTGATTTAATGTTAGATGATGGGAACTTTATGACTTACTTAAACCATTCTAAAGATCGACGTTTAATGGTAATACCATTTATCATCGTTTCTAGTATTGATGATATCGATGCTCTAAGATTCTGCTTTATGGAAGGCGCACTAGATTACTTAACAAAACCATTTAAAAAGAATGAACTAATCGTGAAGATTGAAAATGTCTTTAACGGTAGTCCACGTCGCATGGTTCAACCAATTGCACATAAATCGATGCTTCTTGATGGAAAAGAAGTTGAGCATTTAACAAGTAAGCAAAAACAACTACTGGGTCTATTTATTAATTCTCCACATCGCATCGTAAGCCGTGATGACATTTTAGATAATGTATGGGGAGATACAACGGTTCACCCTAAAACAGTTGATGTTCACTTATATAACTTAAGACGTAAACTACACGACTATGGTTATATTATCCGCTCTGAAGGTGGAGGAAAGTGGTCATTAATACCTGATACATATGAAAAATCTGCATCAAGTAATGACGACAGTCATAGTGCAAGTTCTTCAGGTGATGAGCAATCATCTGTATCATCTATGTAA
- the cmoA gene encoding carboxy-S-adenosyl-L-methionine synthase CmoA, whose product MTNKFMNNGEDKVFANKIEKISDFEFNQNVASVFDDMVSRSIPNYHEIHKIIIDLTRRFYKSGKVFDLGCSTGTTMLLMADHFRQNDRPLPEFIGVDTSKPMLEKASQKLNAHGLQNNVELKEESITETKIEDAGMVIMNYTLQFLPMEERLEVIKNIYNGLNENGCFILAEKIICQDEQIDNLLIDLYYDFKRRNGYSEMEISQKREALENVLKPLTPQQQMKMLNDAGFEKSEMIFRWYNFSCYLCIK is encoded by the coding sequence ATGACAAACAAATTTATGAACAATGGCGAAGATAAGGTCTTTGCCAATAAAATTGAGAAGATCTCTGATTTTGAATTTAACCAAAATGTTGCATCAGTATTTGATGACATGGTGTCTCGTAGTATTCCAAATTACCATGAAATTCATAAGATCATTATTGATCTGACTCGTCGTTTCTATAAGAGTGGAAAAGTCTTTGACCTAGGATGCTCAACAGGAACAACAATGCTTTTAATGGCAGACCACTTTAGACAAAATGATCGTCCCCTTCCAGAGTTTATCGGGGTTGATACATCTAAGCCAATGCTAGAGAAAGCTTCACAAAAGCTTAATGCCCACGGACTTCAAAATAATGTCGAACTAAAAGAAGAATCTATTACAGAGACAAAGATTGAAGATGCAGGCATGGTTATCATGAATTACACTCTTCAATTTCTTCCAATGGAAGAAAGACTTGAGGTCATAAAAAATATCTATAATGGACTAAATGAGAATGGATGCTTCATTCTGGCAGAGAAAATTATTTGCCAAGATGAGCAGATCGATAATTTACTCATTGACCTCTACTATGACTTCAAAAGAAGAAATGGATATAGTGAAATGGAGATTTCTCAAAAACGAGAGGCCCTTGAAAATGTTTTAAAGCCTTTAACTCCACAACAACAGATGAAGATGTTAAATGATGCTGGCTTTGAGAAGTCTGAGATGATTTTTAGATGGTATAACTTTTCTTGTTATCTTTGTATCAAGTAG
- the cmoB gene encoding tRNA 5-methoxyuridine(34)/uridine 5-oxyacetic acid(34) synthase CmoB encodes MDNLEYLEKFGNRVDIESLRELKKAKLHEFRTKYQKEYKAIFDRIPSLKLNSTETIETAKELIPWRKGPFQIGELDIDAEWRSDKKWERLKESLPDLKDKVVLDVGCNNGYYMFEMAKQDPKLVIGIDPVMHNQAQFDFINHFKGHDNLKFELFGIEDLPNFRSFYDVIFSMGVLYHHRHPLEQLISIREALVPGGEMIMETIGIPGEDSTCLFPEDRYSKMRNVWFLPTLTCLKNWINRTGFIDIEVVSVSTTNFEEQRKTPWCPPPHQSLEDFLDDNDKSKTVEGYPAPVRFCIKAKKKPTSPIKTF; translated from the coding sequence ATGGACAATTTAGAATATTTAGAAAAATTTGGTAATCGTGTTGATATAGAGTCTTTAAGAGAGCTAAAGAAAGCAAAACTTCATGAGTTTCGTACAAAGTACCAAAAAGAATACAAAGCAATTTTTGATCGAATTCCTTCACTCAAGCTTAACTCTACTGAGACAATTGAAACGGCCAAAGAGCTAATTCCTTGGCGCAAAGGACCATTTCAAATTGGTGAATTAGATATTGATGCTGAATGGAGATCTGATAAGAAATGGGAGCGTCTTAAGGAATCTCTTCCTGATTTAAAAGACAAGGTTGTACTCGATGTTGGCTGTAACAATGGCTACTATATGTTTGAGATGGCCAAACAAGATCCAAAACTTGTAATTGGAATCGATCCCGTTATGCATAACCAGGCCCAATTTGATTTTATTAATCACTTTAAAGGGCATGATAATTTAAAATTTGAGTTATTTGGTATTGAAGACCTTCCTAACTTTCGATCTTTCTACGATGTGATCTTTTCCATGGGTGTTCTTTATCATCACCGTCATCCTCTTGAGCAATTAATCTCAATAAGAGAGGCCCTCGTACCTGGTGGCGAAATGATTATGGAGACAATTGGTATACCTGGTGAAGACTCGACTTGCCTCTTTCCTGAAGATCGTTATTCAAAAATGAGAAATGTATGGTTCCTACCAACCCTAACTTGTTTAAAGAATTGGATTAATCGAACAGGCTTTATAGATATTGAAGTCGTATCAGTGTCTACAACTAATTTTGAAGAGCAAAGGAAGACTCCTTGGTGTCCTCCGCCACATCAATCACTTGAAGATTTTTTAGATGATAATGATAAGAGTAAAACAGTAGAAGGATATCCAGCACCAGTGAGGTTCTGTATCAAGGCCAAGAAGAAGCCTACTTCACCTATTAAAACATTTTAA
- a CDS encoding YbaN family protein, with product MINQSKRIIYLSFGIAFVALAIIGVFLPLIPTTPFLLLSAYCFSRSSEKYYQWLLNHKIFGEIITDWNKYGVVSIKSKIIAISMIIALFSYSLIYVDVAPTIKVIISLIGLSIITFLLTRPSHRK from the coding sequence ATGATCAATCAAAGCAAGAGAATTATCTATTTAAGTTTTGGAATTGCATTCGTAGCCTTAGCTATAATTGGAGTCTTTTTACCTTTAATTCCAACAACACCATTCTTGCTACTTAGTGCCTACTGCTTTTCTCGAAGCAGTGAAAAGTACTACCAATGGTTACTTAATCATAAAATATTTGGTGAGATTATTACTGATTGGAATAAGTATGGCGTCGTATCAATTAAGAGTAAGATTATTGCAATCTCAATGATTATTGCACTCTTTAGTTATTCACTTATATATGTTGATGTGGCCCCAACAATAAAAGTCATTATTTCACTTATTGGGCTATCTATCATTACCTTCCTACTTACTAGACCGAGTCATCGTAAATAA
- a CDS encoding Type 1 glutamine amidotransferase-like domain-containing protein: MKIGLYGGGDFCDNEEIDEHIFEMCESEEPSITFIPAGSYESELDFVDLIKAYKKIGFKRFIHFPVDHEFDSTLMQEALSSDVIHLGGGNTFYFIKHLRRSGIFNRLIEYANNGGILTGLSAGAIMTTPNIMTASFPPWDRDDNEDNVRNFKAMNLVDFEFFPHYRKSKRYDIELKRHSILSRFPIYACPDGSGLVVTDEEIYVHGECYIFENGQKYKL, from the coding sequence ATGAAAATTGGTTTATATGGTGGAGGGGACTTCTGTGATAATGAGGAAATCGACGAGCATATTTTTGAAATGTGTGAAAGCGAAGAGCCAAGTATTACTTTTATCCCCGCCGGTTCATATGAGTCGGAACTAGATTTCGTCGACTTAATTAAAGCATATAAGAAAATCGGTTTTAAAAGGTTTATTCACTTTCCTGTTGACCACGAATTTGATTCAACACTAATGCAAGAAGCTCTTTCAAGTGATGTCATTCATCTTGGAGGAGGTAATACCTTTTACTTTATCAAGCATCTTAGACGAAGTGGTATTTTTAATCGTTTAATTGAATATGCAAATAATGGTGGTATCCTAACAGGTCTTTCTGCCGGTGCAATCATGACAACTCCAAATATAATGACGGCATCCTTTCCTCCGTGGGATCGTGATGATAATGAAGATAATGTACGAAACTTTAAGGCCATGAATTTAGTGGACTTCGAGTTCTTTCCTCACTATAGAAAATCTAAACGATATGATATTGAATTGAAGAGACACTCAATTTTATCTCGATTTCCTATATATGCTTGTCCAGATGGCAGCGGTCTTGTTGTAACAGATGAAGAAATATATGTTCACGGAGAATGTTACATCTTTGAAAATGGTCAAAAATATAAGTTATAG
- a CDS encoding peptidylprolyl isomerase → MKDIIKLFTILLLSSFVFANTKVILKTNFGDITLKLYDKKAPKTVKNFLEYVNSDFYNETIFHRVIDGFMIQGGGYDTNLKKKKTNKPIENEATNGLSNVLGTIAMARTSVINSATSQFFINVKDNTFLDHTGKSPSQYGYAVFGKVISGMAVVNRIKKTKTGKNGPFQNLPNTNIVIKKAYVLP, encoded by the coding sequence ATGAAAGACATAATTAAGTTATTTACAATTCTTCTTTTAAGCTCATTTGTATTTGCAAATACAAAAGTAATCTTAAAGACTAATTTTGGAGATATCACTTTAAAACTTTACGATAAGAAAGCTCCAAAAACTGTAAAAAACTTTCTCGAATACGTAAACTCTGACTTCTATAATGAAACGATCTTTCATCGAGTGATTGATGGTTTTATGATTCAAGGTGGGGGATATGATACAAATCTTAAAAAGAAGAAAACAAATAAGCCAATTGAAAATGAAGCGACTAATGGCCTAAGTAATGTACTTGGAACAATTGCAATGGCACGTACATCGGTAATTAATTCGGCGACTTCTCAATTCTTTATCAATGTTAAAGACAATACTTTCCTTGATCATACAGGAAAATCACCTTCTCAATATGGATACGCAGTATTTGGTAAGGTCATAAGTGGAATGGCCGTGGTTAATCGAATCAAGAAGACAAAAACTGGAAAGAATGGACCATTTCAGAATTTACCAAACACAAATATCGTGATTAAGAAGGCTTACGTCCTCCCTTAA
- a CDS encoding DsbA family protein, with product MKKLNFYFDFTSPYSYLSMMKIDNGQLDDRYDIEFMPVMVGRLFALNELSAPAQVKNKALYLFKEALRSADRQGVELTSPRTLPFNSLPYLRMALGLKEDKVKQREFIVKTFQYGWRDGLDYEDYDGFKAYITKDCLLEAEYEELENSKELKKELKKLINSAYERKIFGVPTFEVNDDFYWGDHNFESLAKKEFLDYNQHKEFLKFKEFFKDEK from the coding sequence ATGAAGAAGTTGAATTTTTATTTTGATTTTACGTCACCATATTCATACCTGAGTATGATGAAAATAGATAACGGCCAATTAGATGATCGTTATGATATCGAGTTTATGCCTGTTATGGTGGGACGTTTATTTGCTTTGAATGAATTATCAGCTCCAGCTCAAGTGAAAAATAAAGCACTTTATCTTTTCAAAGAAGCCTTAAGGTCTGCAGATAGACAAGGAGTAGAGTTGACTTCTCCGAGAACCTTGCCATTTAATTCTCTTCCATACTTGAGGATGGCATTAGGTTTAAAAGAAGATAAAGTTAAACAAAGAGAATTTATAGTTAAGACTTTTCAATATGGTTGGAGAGATGGACTTGATTATGAAGACTACGATGGGTTTAAAGCATATATAACTAAAGATTGCTTACTAGAAGCTGAGTACGAAGAATTAGAAAATTCTAAAGAGTTAAAAAAAGAACTTAAGAAATTAATAAACTCTGCGTATGAAAGAAAAATTTTTGGTGTTCCTACATTTGAGGTTAACGATGATTTTTATTGGGGTGATCACAATTTCGAGTCCCTCGCAAAAAAAGAATTTTTAGACTATAATCAACACAAAGAATTTTTAAAGTTCAAAGAATTTTTTAAGGATGAAAAATGA
- a CDS encoding sensor histidine kinase, which translates to MFFRYQKLIILFSFLMIVHSICAANDSIYEITNNTADLLKNDKVNITKAISIRRSSNKEFQNTDFHTNKANSFNIEYTKDYIWFKITLKNDSSSLFKGAVHFTSSFIDTSNLFLLNDGVLTKTQTWEESTFRLFNSFYVNIPSGEQKSYVVKLKSIHRLDSEVNLYSLNNFFKTEYAHIILNTLYFGIILSLLIYNFVLFFLVRETAYFIYSSFLFFVCLTVMTLTGYLQNILGLYLLKSILGVFSTSAAFFTFTFAYKLLDFEKINQKLFRCLKIISTIIWIICCTLISLNEVWIGTIPVGTVIDLYILYVCITVLGTTIFINFKNPSSESKVYLLSWLILYASAFAYFASSYGLIEYNFYTQHSILFGNVIETFVLSIALGLKINRIKKENEINKIKNLDQQKYIRLLRVLSHDIANSLFVISGYASRYLRRGHVDDKKAWPKIYSATNHIKDILDNVKSEQALINNKPEMKAFALKDLINNIETIFRPQCDRKNIKLKINQDNINQVIVSNLPILTHQIIGNVISNAIKFTPEGGFIKIDSKLKNDHLVIDIIDNGIGIKKEKIQKIKNHHDTGISIGTLGEKGSGFGYFIIRSYSELLNITFIIENQNPGTLVSFKIPIKEE; encoded by the coding sequence ATGTTTTTTCGCTATCAAAAATTGATTATTCTCTTTAGTTTTCTAATGATAGTTCATTCTATTTGCGCAGCGAATGATTCAATCTATGAAATTACAAATAATACAGCTGACCTTTTAAAAAATGATAAGGTTAATATTACAAAAGCAATCTCAATAAGACGTAGTTCTAATAAAGAATTCCAAAATACTGACTTCCATACTAATAAAGCAAACTCATTTAACATTGAATACACCAAAGACTATATCTGGTTTAAGATAACCCTTAAAAATGACAGTAGTAGTCTATTTAAAGGGGCCGTCCACTTTACATCTAGCTTTATTGATACGAGTAATCTTTTTCTTCTAAATGATGGAGTTTTAACAAAAACTCAAACATGGGAAGAATCCACATTTCGCTTATTCAATTCTTTCTACGTAAATATTCCTAGTGGAGAACAAAAGTCTTACGTTGTTAAACTAAAATCTATTCATCGATTAGACTCTGAAGTAAACCTATACAGTTTAAATAATTTCTTTAAAACAGAATATGCCCATATCATATTAAATACACTCTACTTTGGGATAATCCTATCCTTACTAATTTATAACTTTGTACTATTTTTTCTTGTACGCGAAACGGCCTATTTCATATACTCAAGTTTCTTATTCTTTGTATGCTTAACAGTAATGACACTTACGGGATATCTTCAAAATATTCTAGGTTTATATCTTCTAAAAAGTATTCTCGGTGTATTTAGTACATCTGCCGCATTTTTTACTTTCACCTTCGCTTATAAGCTTTTAGATTTTGAAAAAATAAATCAAAAACTTTTTCGATGCTTAAAGATCATCTCTACAATAATATGGATTATATGCTGCACACTCATTAGCCTTAATGAAGTATGGATAGGAACGATTCCAGTTGGAACAGTCATTGACTTATACATTCTGTATGTCTGTATAACTGTTCTTGGAACAACAATTTTTATTAACTTTAAAAATCCAAGCTCAGAGTCAAAGGTTTATTTACTTTCATGGCTTATTTTATATGCAAGTGCATTTGCTTATTTTGCATCCTCATATGGACTCATTGAATATAACTTCTATACACAACACTCTATTCTTTTTGGAAATGTTATCGAGACCTTTGTGCTATCTATTGCACTAGGGTTAAAAATTAATCGAATCAAAAAAGAAAATGAAATTAATAAGATCAAAAATCTTGATCAACAAAAGTATATTCGACTGCTCAGAGTACTTTCTCATGATATTGCCAACTCACTATTTGTGATCTCTGGTTATGCTAGTCGATACTTAAGAAGAGGCCATGTCGATGATAAAAAAGCTTGGCCAAAGATCTATTCAGCGACAAACCATATAAAAGATATTCTCGATAATGTTAAGTCAGAACAAGCCTTAATAAATAACAAACCAGAGATGAAGGCTTTTGCGCTCAAAGACTTAATAAATAATATTGAGACAATATTTCGACCTCAATGTGATAGAAAAAATATAAAGCTTAAAATTAACCAAGATAATATAAATCAGGTTATCGTTTCTAATCTTCCAATTCTCACTCATCAAATTATTGGAAACGTCATCTCTAATGCAATTAAGTTCACACCAGAAGGTGGTTTCATAAAAATAGATTCAAAACTTAAGAACGATCACTTAGTCATTGATATTATTGACAATGGTATTGGTATCAAAAAAGAAAAAATTCAAAAAATAAAAAACCATCATGATACAGGTATAAGTATTGGTACACTTGGAGAGAAAGGATCAGGGTTTGGATACTTTATTATTCGCTCTTATTCTGAACTCTTAAACATAACCTTCATCATTGAAAACCAAAATCCTGGAACTCTTGTCTCTTTTAAAATTCCTATTAAAGAAGAATAA
- a CDS encoding HD-GYP domain-containing protein, which produces MKFIPLQITTISPSKTITFDLYIYFKETYLKYQEAGTLIPTDKLEKLTKQKVAKFYIDDKDIHMYQTYIQELMNEKLEDQDLDLEQKVAVVEGACLTAVEQSFQNPDSEKSYEMTEVAAQKLKKVLETGPDALKEFFEKKTIDTDLVIAHSMNVASLATRLAIRVGCSDKEISNISTAALLHDVGLTRLNKQDQELFKKHKEDMNDDEQRIYGLHVKDAISALKDRPWIKKGVLELIVNHEEVLTGKGPNKLKNLTLPIMILSLVNTYDKHVTISGMNPRDALMEITVKHIDDFEHDIINKFKDILIDEGVI; this is translated from the coding sequence ATGAAGTTTATACCATTACAAATTACAACTATTAGTCCATCCAAGACGATCACTTTTGATCTCTATATTTATTTTAAAGAGACTTACTTAAAGTATCAGGAAGCCGGAACTCTGATTCCAACAGATAAATTAGAAAAGTTAACGAAACAGAAAGTGGCTAAATTCTATATCGATGATAAAGATATCCATATGTATCAAACATATATTCAAGAACTCATGAATGAAAAACTTGAAGATCAAGACCTTGATTTAGAGCAAAAAGTTGCTGTGGTTGAAGGAGCATGTCTAACCGCCGTAGAGCAATCATTTCAAAACCCAGATAGTGAAAAAAGTTATGAAATGACTGAAGTGGCAGCACAAAAACTTAAGAAAGTTTTAGAAACTGGTCCAGATGCTTTAAAAGAATTTTTTGAGAAGAAAACAATTGATACAGATCTTGTAATCGCACACTCTATGAATGTTGCAAGCTTGGCAACGAGATTAGCAATTCGAGTGGGATGTAGTGACAAAGAAATTTCTAATATCTCGACTGCCGCTCTTTTACACGATGTAGGTTTAACAAGACTAAACAAACAAGATCAAGAGTTGTTCAAAAAACATAAAGAAGATATGAATGATGATGAGCAAAGAATATATGGCCTACATGTAAAGGACGCCATTAGTGCTTTAAAAGATCGACCTTGGATTAAAAAAGGTGTTCTTGAGCTAATCGTCAATCACGAAGAAGTATTAACAGGGAAAGGGCCAAATAAGCTTAAGAATTTAACTTTACCGATTATGATTCTATCCCTAGTTAATACATATGATAAGCATGTAACAATATCTGGAATGAATCCAAGAGATGCACTCATGGAAATAACAGTGAAACATATTGATGATTTCGAACATGATATTATTAATAAATTTAAGGACATTCTCATTGATGAAGGCGTTATTTAA
- a CDS encoding ParA family protein: MDNFYPLKKVADIYGDPNLKFTIQDLESQNKIPSSRKYRSGAIFRKGWPTGLLPQIGEEVGYFKKFEKSTSVCVFTTKGGVLKSTLALNLARTAALHGQRVCVVGLDIQGDVTTSLGYDSEVDDGEDLGELIQRLDQTKGLCDYFSGEATLEDVIVQVGLPNLFIIPETPELVALNDSLNNINRREFWLKERVIDPLKEHFDLVIMDCSPNWNKLTTNALVACDALISPLECKINNFRNFRVFSHFLKEFKDEMRLDFESIFVPTKYSSNKKLSNDILNWYYANVEGCTTIGIKESVSAEEAMALNLSIAEHASGKPIAKDTIELFKQIHKAIEESHSRRSNQSESLKHQARVMGGIANSNLGNLGASLGHGV, translated from the coding sequence ATGGATAATTTCTACCCACTTAAAAAAGTGGCCGATATATATGGTGACCCAAATTTAAAATTTACGATTCAAGACTTAGAATCGCAAAACAAAATTCCAAGCTCCCGCAAGTACCGTAGTGGCGCAATCTTTAGAAAAGGTTGGCCGACTGGTTTACTTCCACAAATAGGTGAAGAGGTTGGATATTTCAAAAAGTTTGAAAAGTCGACTTCAGTTTGCGTTTTTACGACAAAGGGTGGAGTTTTAAAATCAACTCTTGCTTTAAACCTTGCTCGTACAGCTGCATTACACGGACAAAGAGTTTGTGTTGTCGGTCTTGATATTCAGGGAGATGTCACAACGTCTCTAGGTTATGACTCTGAAGTTGATGATGGTGAAGACCTTGGTGAACTGATTCAGCGTTTAGACCAAACAAAGGGACTTTGTGATTACTTTAGTGGTGAAGCCACTTTAGAAGATGTGATTGTTCAGGTTGGTCTACCAAATCTCTTTATCATTCCAGAAACACCTGAGTTAGTTGCTTTAAATGATTCTTTAAATAATATTAACCGACGTGAGTTTTGGTTAAAAGAACGTGTTATTGATCCTTTAAAGGAACACTTTGACCTTGTGATTATGGACTGTTCTCCAAATTGGAATAAGTTAACTACAAATGCTCTTGTAGCATGTGATGCGCTAATTTCTCCTCTGGAGTGTAAGATTAATAACTTTAGAAACTTTAGAGTTTTCTCACACTTCTTAAAAGAATTTAAAGATGAAATGAGATTAGATTTTGAATCTATTTTTGTTCCAACAAAATATTCTTCTAATAAAAAATTAAGTAACGATATTCTTAATTGGTACTACGCCAATGTTGAAGGCTGTACGACAATTGGAATCAAGGAATCAGTTAGCGCAGAAGAAGCAATGGCCTTAAACCTTTCAATTGCAGAACACGCAAGTGGAAAACCGATTGCAAAAGATACGATTGAGTTATTTAAGCAAATTCATAAAGCAATTGAAGAGTCGCATTCACGTCGATCAAATCAGTCTGAATCATTGAAGCATCAAGCGCGTGTAATGGGTGGGATTGCAAATAGCAATCTTGGCAACCTTGGGGCGTCACTTGGACATGGGGTTTAA
- a CDS encoding GNAT family N-acetyltransferase — protein MEAVSLEHIYDFKGHKALIREVSASDKKLILEGIKEMQPKSIYHRFFAAKKGLTGKELISLTEYDKRFHYAIGAITATSPIHPMGIARFDIFRENHEEAEFAITIIDKFQGMGVGKELLSLLIVEAKKRGVKILKGEMLTTNSNMIGLAQSMTKSHGCELKLSSAHQGIQTLSLILP, from the coding sequence GTGGAAGCAGTATCGTTAGAACATATTTACGATTTTAAAGGACACAAGGCCCTAATTCGTGAAGTTTCGGCTTCTGACAAGAAACTCATCCTTGAAGGCATCAAGGAAATGCAACCTAAATCTATTTACCATCGCTTTTTTGCTGCTAAGAAAGGCTTAACAGGCAAAGAACTTATAAGCCTAACTGAATATGATAAGAGGTTTCACTACGCAATTGGTGCAATCACAGCAACATCACCTATTCATCCTATGGGAATCGCTCGCTTTGATATTTTCCGAGAAAATCACGAAGAAGCTGAATTCGCTATAACTATTATTGATAAATTTCAAGGAATGGGAGTTGGAAAAGAACTTCTTTCTCTACTTATAGTTGAAGCTAAAAAACGTGGCGTTAAGATTCTTAAGGGCGAGATGTTAACGACAAATAGTAATATGATTGGGCTTGCTCAATCCATGACAAAGTCTCATGGTTGTGAACTAAAACTTTCAAGTGCACATCAAGGGATTCAAACGCTAAGCCTTATCCTCCCTTAA
- the serS gene encoding serine--tRNA ligase has translation MLDIKFIRENVDLVKEVIANKGVGLDLDELLTIDGKLSELKTKQQELQEKRNAHSKLIPKASNEDRPKLIAEGKEIAAQLKEMNPEISELEEKFKTLMYLTPMPPSKDAPIGKDDTENVISRVEGEKPNFSFTPRHHVDILEMNEWAEFKNIAKVCGSRSYSLRNDMVLLEMAMHRMALDMLIEKGFTLVSSPSMAREDALYGTGHFPTGREDAYYIPDHDIYLSGTAEVQLNSLHGGEILSEADLPILYAGFSPCFRGEAGSYGKDVKGLIRVHQFQKTEQFIICKGEEAESEKWHNALLETAEEFCKHLELPYQILEVCTGDMGAGKYRMFDIECWVPSEEKYRETHSCSALHDWQSRRTNTRYRDADGNVKHVYTLNNTMVATPRILVPFIENHQQEDGSVYIPEKLRMYMGGKEFLKGRSNK, from the coding sequence GTGTTAGATATAAAATTTATCAGAGAAAACGTTGATCTAGTAAAAGAGGTTATTGCTAATAAAGGTGTTGGCCTTGATCTTGATGAATTATTAACAATTGATGGAAAACTCTCTGAACTAAAAACTAAACAACAAGAATTGCAAGAGAAGAGAAATGCTCACTCAAAGCTAATTCCTAAAGCATCCAATGAAGACAGACCAAAACTTATTGCTGAAGGTAAAGAAATCGCCGCTCAGCTTAAGGAAATGAATCCTGAAATAAGTGAACTTGAAGAAAAATTTAAGACGTTAATGTACTTAACTCCAATGCCTCCATCTAAAGATGCGCCAATTGGAAAAGACGATACTGAAAATGTTATTTCTCGAGTTGAAGGAGAGAAGCCAAACTTCTCATTCACACCAAGACACCACGTTGATATTTTAGAGATGAACGAATGGGCAGAGTTTAAAAATATCGCAAAAGTTTGCGGGTCTCGCTCTTACTCTTTAAGAAATGATATGGTTCTTCTAGAGATGGCCATGCACCGTATGGCTCTTGATATGCTAATTGAGAAGGGATTCACTCTTGTGTCTTCACCTTCAATGGCAAGGGAAGATGCTCTCTATGGAACAGGTCACTTTCCAACAGGAAGAGAAGACGCTTACTATATTCCAGATCATGATATTTACTTATCGGGAACTGCTGAAGTTCAACTAAATAGTCTTCACGGTGGAGAAATCCTAAGCGAAGCAGACCTACCAATTCTCTATGCTGGATTCTCGCCATGCTTTAGAGGTGAGGCCGGAAGTTATGGAAAGGATGTAAAAGGTCTAATCCGTGTTCACCAATTCCAAAAAACAGAACAATTTATTATCTGTAAAGGAGAAGAGGCTGAGTCTGAAAAATGGCACAACGCCCTTCTTGAAACAGCTGAAGAATTTTGTAAACATCTAGAGCTACCTTACCAAATTCTCGAAGTTTGTACTGGAGATATGGGAGCAGGGAAGTATCGTATGTTCGATATTGAATGCTGGGTACCAAGTGAAGAGAAGTATCGTGAGACTCACTCATGTTCTGCACTTCACGACTGGCAATCAAGAAGAACAAATACTCGTTATAGAGATGCTGATGGAAACGTAAAGCATGTTTATACTCTAAATAATACAATGGTTGCGACTCCAAGAATCTTGGTACCATTTATTGAAAACCACCAACAAGAAGATGGATCTGTTTATATTCCAGAAAAACTTCGTATGTATATGGGTGGGAAAGAGTTCCTAAAAGGTAGAAGTAATAAATAA